A single Microbaculum marinisediminis DNA region contains:
- a CDS encoding leucyl aminopeptidase family protein — protein sequence MIDCLLPAASSETAVPIRFVEPGEDDAHLDGLSAAQRAFLETTGYKPKAGRTALLPDADGRLALVLFGLGAKDDADRTPLLPGKLADALPAGTYRFDNAPDDPTLAIQSFALGRYRFTAYRGGGDSKDQSGSDVRLILPADVDEAEIRRVVTGVSLARDLINTPANDMGPDELEATARRLAETHAASVSVTTGDALLEAGFPMIHAVGRASPRAPRLIDLSWGDPAAPKLTLVGKGVCFDTGGLDIKPAAGMLMMKKDMGGAACVLGLAAILMDAKLPVRLRVLVPAVENAVAGNAFRPGDVLESRKGLAVEIGNTDAEGRLVLGDALALADEESPDLIIDMSTLTGAARVALGPDLPAFFSRDDTLAAAIADQAMAAHDPAWRLPLWQPYMKMIDGKVGDLNNAGNSPFAGAITAALFLSRFVEPATPWAHFDAYCWNPSNRPGRPEGGEAQAIRGLYAMLKARYAG from the coding sequence ATGATCGACTGCCTGCTGCCCGCCGCGTCATCCGAGACCGCCGTTCCGATCCGCTTCGTCGAGCCGGGCGAGGACGACGCCCATCTGGACGGCCTGAGCGCGGCACAGCGGGCCTTCCTGGAGACGACCGGCTACAAGCCCAAGGCAGGCCGGACGGCGCTGCTTCCCGACGCCGACGGACGCCTGGCGCTGGTGCTGTTCGGGCTCGGGGCGAAGGACGACGCGGACCGAACCCCGCTGCTGCCCGGCAAGCTCGCGGACGCACTTCCCGCAGGCACCTATCGGTTCGACAACGCGCCGGACGATCCGACTCTGGCGATCCAGTCCTTCGCGCTTGGACGGTACCGGTTCACTGCCTATCGCGGCGGCGGCGACAGCAAGGACCAGTCCGGCAGCGACGTCAGACTGATCCTCCCGGCAGACGTCGACGAGGCCGAGATACGCCGCGTCGTGACCGGCGTGTCGCTCGCCCGTGACCTGATCAACACGCCGGCCAACGACATGGGACCGGACGAACTGGAGGCGACGGCACGCAGACTCGCCGAGACGCACGCAGCATCGGTCTCGGTGACCACCGGCGACGCGCTGCTCGAGGCCGGCTTCCCGATGATCCACGCCGTCGGCCGGGCCAGCCCGCGCGCGCCCCGGCTGATCGATCTGAGCTGGGGCGATCCCGCGGCGCCGAAGCTGACCCTCGTCGGCAAGGGCGTCTGCTTCGACACCGGCGGGCTCGATATCAAGCCGGCCGCGGGAATGCTGATGATGAAGAAGGACATGGGCGGCGCCGCCTGCGTTCTCGGCCTGGCCGCGATCCTCATGGACGCGAAGCTGCCGGTCCGTCTGCGCGTGCTGGTGCCGGCAGTGGAAAACGCGGTCGCGGGCAACGCCTTCCGGCCGGGCGACGTGCTGGAAAGCCGCAAGGGACTGGCCGTCGAGATCGGCAACACGGACGCGGAAGGCCGGCTGGTGCTGGGCGACGCGCTGGCGCTCGCCGACGAGGAATCCCCCGACCTCATCATCGACATGTCGACGCTTACGGGGGCGGCGCGCGTCGCCCTCGGGCCCGACCTGCCCGCCTTCTTCAGCCGCGACGACACGCTCGCCGCCGCGATCGCGGATCAGGCCATGGCCGCCCACGACCCGGCCTGGCGGCTGCCACTTTGGCAACCCTACATGAAGATGATCGACGGCAAGGTCGGCGACCTGAACAACGCCGGCAACTCACCGTTCGCCGGGGCCATTACCGCCGCGCTGTTCCTGTCGCGCTTCGTCGAGCCGGCGACGCCCTGGGCGCATTTCGACGCCTATTGCTG
- a CDS encoding tetratricopeptide repeat protein, which yields MPISVSAYLKCPVILLAAGLALGGCQKTLTTGSISKEAATQTAQAPGSQEQLKQAAKLQDQFKRDPGNADVALAFADALDGLGRSEQAVGALKMAKDKNPSDPRILSAYGRRALRAGNPNEALAALEQASSAGDRSAATLSAQGAALDQLGRNGEARERYKQALSLDPNNSSILANLGLSYALSNKIADAEMTLRKAASNPTATPKVRQNLALVLAMQGKFAEAEDYAARDLSPEDVKVNMAYLKQMMKTPDPWQKLKNIDGATG from the coding sequence ATGCCGATTTCCGTTTCCGCCTATCTCAAGTGTCCTGTCATCCTGCTCGCTGCGGGTCTCGCCCTCGGCGGATGCCAGAAGACCTTGACCACGGGCTCCATATCCAAGGAGGCTGCGACCCAGACCGCCCAGGCCCCCGGGTCGCAGGAGCAGCTCAAGCAGGCTGCCAAGCTTCAGGACCAGTTCAAGCGCGATCCGGGCAACGCCGACGTTGCGCTCGCCTTCGCCGATGCCCTGGACGGTCTCGGGCGCTCCGAACAGGCCGTCGGCGCTCTCAAGATGGCCAAGGACAAGAATCCGAGTGATCCGCGCATCCTGTCGGCCTATGGCCGCCGCGCCTTGCGCGCCGGCAATCCGAACGAGGCGCTCGCTGCGCTGGAGCAGGCGAGTTCGGCGGGCGACCGCAGTGCCGCCACCCTGTCCGCGCAAGGGGCCGCGCTCGACCAGCTCGGCCGCAACGGCGAGGCGCGCGAGCGCTACAAGCAGGCGCTGTCGCTCGATCCGAACAATTCCTCGATTCTCGCCAATCTCGGCCTTTCCTACGCGCTCTCCAACAAGATCGCCGATGCCGAGATGACCTTGCGCAAGGCTGCCTCCAATCCCACGGCGACGCCGAAGGTGCGGCAGAATCTCGCACTCGTGCTGGCCATGCAGGGCAAGTTCGCCGAGGCCGAGGATTACGCCGCCCGGGATCTGTCGCCGGAGGACGTGAAGGTGAACATGGCGTACCTCAAGCAGATGATGAAGACGCCCGATCCCTGGCAGAAGCTGAAAAACATCGACGGCGCGACCGGCTGA